AGCTTCAGAGGGACTCGGCTTCTCACCAGGGTTTGCTCCACTGGGCTGTGCAAGTGAACGCAATCAATTCCAGTTCCTTTTAATAAAGCTTTCTGAGTTAAAGATGTTTTGGTCACTTAAAGCCCAACTGAATATTTGATTAGATACAGAATGCCCTCAGTTACTAACACAGACTCATTTAATGGTTCATGGATGCCAGATTCCTTTGAACTCCCAGTGTCCAAGTGCTTTACATGCTCCTCTCTGGGCCCTGAGTAACAGCACAGCTCATCTCTTCCACACCAGCCTTGGCTGGGCTGACTTTTGGGTGGGAAGTAGCAGGCTGGTATTAGAAGTAAATTcgttttaatgtttttttttaccAGTGTTAAACACTTATATTTATAGAAAGAAGCTGCTAGATGCTGAAGCTAGCTTTCCATGAGAGCTCTGCAAAACAGCAGAGTTTGGAGTTCACCTGAGGAGGGAATAATTTGTGGacagagcacagagcacaggTTTGCACACAATAAACTTCAAAATTTTCAAACTACCGCTAATAAAGAGTAGTACATTATGCAAATGCAATTCCGGGCTGCTGTGCATACAATGGCtacaggaaaatatattttcaattttctttaCAGTTTACATAAGTTGTATGATTTGGTATGCCTAAAGAATAGCATTATAATTATACAAAGATTTTTGTAAGGCCCATTGCGTTACACCCTGTTAAAATTAACAGCACTATAAATGAAACATTATAAACACTCTCACTCTCACATTGCTTTTAGAAAATCATAGAGATTTCCCATTGAAATCTGTAAAATTCTACAAGCCGAGCTATATTATACCTGACAATGCAGTGATAGCCTGATCCAAGGAacagaaaacagagcattttaaaattatgaaaatatattttggcaGCATACCTTAAAAAAACCTTAAGCTAGGAAGCCTAAATTCACATTAACCTCTATTACAGGAGGAGAGGTTAACAGAAGGCAAAAAGAACCCAAGTTAACCTGACTTTTCAAACAGAAACATGAAGTGGAACTGCAGCCCAAGCTGCCAGAGCCTGCGGGTGTGTTGGGGGAGCCGTGCCTGCAGGCAGCCTGTGCTCGGGAGGCAGCCGgagctcagcagggctgtgcagcagggagggagcactgctcccagcccagcccagcccagcccagccctggcaggtccctggcagtgctcgAGGCCGGCTCTGCAGTGCCCAGAGGATCAGGTGGTTGCGGAGCCGGGCGCAGCCGTACGATGCAGCTGAGACAAGCACAGCCCCCGGCAGCCtctggagctgctctccagaACAAGGCGACCTCTAAGCTCCAATCCATCACAGAAACGATGTGCTGATACTGCAGGACACCACGGTAAGTTTGTGCTTTTTGATTTTACTCACAAAAGCCTACTACCAACTCAGAGGTGGAAATGGGAATGGAATTAGTAGCTGATAACAGATGCTTGCACCAGAAATTTGCTGCAGTGTCAGAGATTTCTTATTAACGGCAACTCGGGTTCTAAACATGTGTTTCCAGCTTTGAGATTGTAATTAACACtgtaaagagggaaaaatgctACAGTGCATGTTAGCATGAACACTGGAATTTGGGTTTCAAGCTAAATTCCTACAATGTATTTTAACCAATTTACTTAAGCAAACAGCATGCCTGGATGGGGGGGACTGCTACATTACTGCAGAGATTTGTGAAGATCCAGTTGACAGCCATTTTTTCATCCTCTATAAATGAACACATTATTCCAAACATAACATAGGCTTGAAATCACTAAAAACAAGAAGCAGACATTGTATAACATTTGGAAGAGACTTGCGTTTTCGGAAGAAAGCCCTCATTTGAGctggagggggaaagggagaggaaaaaaacaagtctCATTCTGCCAGACAACATGACAGGCTGAAGGGATGCTTTGTGAAGTCTCTCTTGAACAATTCTAAAAAGGACCGTGCCACAAAGGGGGTTATTGATATTTTTACTTAATTTCTCCTGCAAGTGGCCATTGCCAAGACAACCCTTATACAGAGATAAAATGTATTACATGGATTTAAAGGGTGTCATTTTGGTATATTTATTTCCAGGCAACAATGGAATACCACATATTGAATACATCTACCTGTCTGCTGGTCCTTCTGGTTTTCATACCCACTGGTTTGGGTACCTGTCCTTCTAGCTGTAAGTGCTCAGGAAACGACAGGAATGTGGACTGTTCAGGCAGAAACTTAACTGTACTGCCCCAGGGACTTCAAGACAACCTTACATATTTAAATCTATCCTTTAACCAGTTTGTAGATCTCGATCATCAGCTAACGAGGTTCACCAATCTGAGGACCCTTGATATTTCAAATAATTGGCTCAAGAATGTTCCTGCTCATCTGCCCAAGTCTTTATGGGAATTATATGCCACAAACAACAACATTAAAGTTCTTCAGAAACTTGATACAGCTTACCAGTGGAATCTTAGAGTGCTCGATGTTTCCAGGAATATGGTGGAAAGAGCTGTCCTGATCAACAACACACTGAGCAGTCTCAAGTTTCTCAATCTCAGCAGCAACAAACTTTGGACAGTTCCAACCAATATGCCCTACAACATAGAGACGGTGGATCTATCCAATAACTTCTTGTCCCAGATACTCCCAGGAACACTGGTGAGACTGCAACACCTCACAAGCCTCTACCTGCACAACAACAAGTTCTCATACATTCCTGACAAAGCTTTTgaccagctctcccagctgcaggtAGTAACTCTGTACAACAACCCCTGGTCCTGCAGCGATAACCAAAACATCCCTTATGTGCTGCACTgggtgcagggcacagctgcccGTGTCGTGGGGGCCCCCTGTGCTGACCAGCCCTGGCCCTGGGTGAGCACCACGccagccccggcccagcccacGGCCCTGGACTCCAGCCCCATGATCAAAGGCACGAAGGGAGCGGACAGGGAGACTTCTGCCACAGCACCCGAGCCCACCAAAGTGACCAAAACGCACAAACAATTTAAAGCCAAGGAAGTCACTTCCTTGGCGACCCAAAGCCACCCGGTTCTGTTCCCCGGCACAGACCGGCCCCTGCTCCACTCCCTCGACGGCCCCCAGGAGGCCGCAGCCACACGCACAATCCACGTCCAGGACTCCACCGAGGGCAACGCCAGCCTGGCCCCTGCCACGGGCTCCTCCACCACTCCCATGACTTTAAGCATCACCAGTGGAATGCCAACAAACTACTCCAAGATGCCTCAAAGCACAACCGCTACCTTAAGGAAGGAGGAGGCCACGCCGAGCGCCCCTGACGCGCGCGTGCCCTCCTGCGCCAGCCGCTGGGAGATGGGGCTGCTGCTTTATCTCGCAGTGCTGCACGCCGTGGCCCTGCCTGTGGACTAAGGGCTTGCACCTCGTGGAAATCACTGAGGTTATTCCTGTGATCACAGCTGGAGTTAACACATCCAGCTGAATGAAAGAAATTCAAAGGTCGGACTCTGATCTAAAGAAAGTAACAGTTCTTAAAGATGTGCACACTAATGTCTTGATACTAAGCTGCTACTTATTTTCATATGTCTTAATTGAGTACAACTAAtctattattttgtttttaaaaatgtgcttattttgtatttacattttttgttttacttgcaCAGAATAAACACATCAGAATTTTAAGTACTGATTTTATGTATGATTTTGTCattgaacaactggaaaaaaacagaaggcCTGTATCATATCTGCATTGTCTTGCTTGACTTGCCAGTGAGCAATTCCTGTAATATAGCAGCACAGATTCTTTGTAAGTTATGATGACATGCAAAAGAAAGGGACAAAATAAAGGAACTAAACTGAGCTGTTTCACTAATCAGAAGTTATTCCTGAGCAAAATCGCTAGCATGTATATCTATGTTTGCTTCATATGTATTAGAGTATTTTAAATATGAAGAACAACAGTTTTGAATTTAGGAATTAAATATGACAATGCCATGATGTCTGCTAAGAGAGTGTAAACTGAGAAGGCAACATGGTCCAACTTCAGCATGGGACAGTGGTAGGGGCTGGTATCCTTCTGCTCTGGCTTGACTTAGACACTGCAGGCAAGTTATTGCTCtctccatattaaaaaaaagaaaaaaaaaagatgaaaaaaaaaaagataaaagcagagaaaaatgcCAGATGTTCAATGCCGTGACACTGTCAAACACCAAGGAGTTATCTACCCAAATTAATGACCTGGAACTCCTTGACTTTATGTCAAGTGACAACCTGAAATGTTAATATGTTCTGCTTAAAAGAATACCACCAAATCAGCCAGAACATAGCAAACTACTATCAGTAAAACGAAATACCAGCCAATCTCTAACACAAGTCATGTAACAGATCAATTAAGCAATTAGCTGGCGAGCTGTCATTGAAACAATCCTGATTCTTGTGATTTCAAAGAGAATGAATTCAGTCCATGGCACTGAACATGCCCAAATCCCTGCTTTCTAAGGGCGAGCATGGAAGCTCTTCTCCTCGACATCTGCACCGTCAGCCAGTAGAAATAGCTGCACGCATGGTTCTGTCCACTCtaggaaaattatttaaattatggCAAAGGTACTTGATATACTACAGATGAAGTTTTGCAAACAGCATGAAATGAAAACTGAAGAACAAGTTAATTGAAAAAGTATTATCCACTTAATATTACAGATCTTATACAATGTTTTCCATTCATTCCAGGCCATTTAATTTCCAGTTACTGTAGCATGAGGGTGCTGCAAAACCCAGAAAACCTCACAACTGAGACTGGAGTCCTCCACCTGTTTCTCCTAAGGTGTCAATGGGGACTGTAGATCATTTACAACCACTGGTATCAGAGAAATGACAACTTTCCAATTGTGAACAGCATTTCTATAACCGGAAACGTGTTTTAATTTCTAACAGTAAGTGTTACACAATGGATTTGTACAGTTGTTTCATTGGCatttaagtaaaaataaagttaTGTTTGTATTGAACTGAACTAGCAACTGTGCTTCTTTTCAAATAAGCAGAGTACTACCAATAAATAGATAGCATTGTATTATACAATCCTGTTTAAAGCAGACATTTGCTGCTTTATCAGACCACCATCATGCCTTACGGGGGAAATTACGGTTGTATTAAGTTGCATTATTTAGATACTGATGCATCTCTAATATTGTTTAGCAATAAGCTGATGAGATGATTGCAACATTGGGACTATCCTTTCCCTTCCTACCCTTTAGAActttgaaacactgaaaaagtcTCTGCTGCCACTCTCTTTGGACAGTCCTTGTGTTTGCTAAGTGCTGGCTGACTGTAACACAGCCCCAACCTAATTCCCATGCTCAGAACTCAGCCATTCCCAGAACTGCCTCATTCACATGGCCTCATCCCACACTGTGAGGTCAGATGGGCTTGCAAGGCAGGACTGATCACAGAATGAGGTGCTGTGGCTGAACTGCTTGATTTGAGGAAATTACAGGAAATACTACATGTGCCTTTGCTGCAGAATCAGTACAGGATGCCAAATTCTATTGCCTTAAAAAAACTTGTATGGAATCAACTTTAAAGGCTCTGAGAATGTTTCACCCATAATGAGATAATCTGGTGACCAGCAACAGGAAATCACTGTTTTCCAGAGGTTATTTGGGGCAAATTGCAAGCCCCCACCCTAAAGGACTTGCTATCCAGACTTCCAACTCCTCAGCATGCTAATAAAAGCCTGGAAGTGGAAatggggctgtggggttttCCAAAGGCACGTGCAGGATTGGGAAGCTGGATCCCAGACCCGCAGCTGGGTATGAAGTgagctccagggctgtgctcctTCCCAAACCCTGCCTGAGCTGTGCAGCACCAGGGCTTCTTGCTCAGACTGCTTTCAGTAAGGCAGACTGGAATTTAGGCTTCCTGGTATTTTTCTGGAATACGAATGAGTCGAtaaggcagcagggaggaggcagaagTGTGGGAGTCGAGCACTTGTTGCTGGGCAACTGCGCAGCCACTCTGAGCTAAGCCCGAGGGCCTGGGTTTGTAAACACGCTGCGCACTCAGACCtccagaaatacaaaataatctATTCTCGGTGGAACTGGTACCCAAAACAACTATTTAGCACTTTAGGGCCCTATTCAAAATACCCAGGAAAGCTCTGGCAACACCTTTATTAGCTGTGTGCTCGCTCTGGAAAGGGTAAAATTGCTGTGGGGATTGCTGCGGTCTGCAGCAATAACTCAGAGGTTTTATTCCTATTAATTAGTTTGGGATCAGCTTTAAAACCTAATGGCAGTAGTTCAGGATCAATATTTATTGATTTATGGATCATTTTAGTAACAGGGTAGGGATTAAAAACAGAAGAGCACTGGCTCCAGAAGCTGGGTTGTTGCCCAGGAAACAAAATGTGAAGATAGATGACAGAAGGAATTAAATTTCACAGCACAAGAAGGACATAAACTGATCCAGATATATCAGTAAAATGACTCAACAATGCCTTAGCAACAagatctcaaaaaaacccccccaaaaaaaaaccaaagaaagaaagaaagaaaagaaactcggaaaaaaacaaccccaaaaaacacaagCCCTCAAACAGCCTGGCAGCTCCAATCTAAACCGTTTTTCCGCATTTCACACCTTGAGAACACAACACTTGGCTCAGAACCAGAAGACAAACACCCCAAATAAGCTCCACTTAGCCACATCCCTATGAAAAGAGACGACGCCAGAGCATCATCCCAGAGCAAAGCCCTTCCTGCTGTTTGAAAGGCAGCCCTGCCAGGATGACTGAACTGTGCAGCTGCTGAAGAGAAAGGTAATAACTCACCTAGCAGCAAGGCTCATGTCAAAGTACgacaatattttcattaatatccCACACCTGGATAAAATGTTCAGAAATCTGCTCCTTCCCACTCTCTCTGAAGGCAGGAACGCTCGGCTGACTGGACCATGACGGTTTTGCCCAGGGAGGCAGCTTTGgataaattactttttctgcttttaaagaagAGGGAGGTGAGCTAGGCCTAGCAAACATGTGGTGCAAACTTTTGTCTTGATTTACTTCCAGAAATTCTCTTTCTCTGCAGGTGAAATAACCATTTCTTGCTCTGCAAACGAAGGAAACACTGCATGTCAGGTCTGCACAGAATACATAAGGATGCCTCGGATCACTGCCAGGCACAGACACTTTTTAAGATGGGTTATCACTACTCTCTGCATTTGTATGCCTAATTTCTTGTCTGAACAAGGCAGGATAACAATACAGGCATTTTGTTTTACTTGACATGAAATAAGACTGTGTCTAATGGAacaaaatggagaagaaaaacGTGGCAAGCAAACAGAGagttttttaaagagaattCAAAAGACTGCCTTCACTTCTAACTCTGTGTGTAAGGGGCTTAAACATTAGGGATCttgctaaaacaaaacaaaaaaaatttaaaggggggaaaaaagcatccAGGCTGCCCTTGAGCAAGCCCCTTCTCTCAGCACACCTGCAGATTTCATGGACTGTTGTGTGACTTTTGAAGACAGAAAATCAGGACAGAAGATAAGTGATGCTACTCATCTTTCAAACCATCCAAAGAGACAAGAGTgttgaaaatgaagaaaagtttAAGGAAGGCAATTTCCCAAGCCAAAGGAGATTTGTAATTCAACCTGCagagtaaaaagcactgctgagcctagtgaaaaattttgaaatttaataaaattaagGATCTAAAATTGTAATTAATTGAAAAAATTGCACATGCCTGTTGGGTACTACTTTCATTAGAAACATGCAATTTGAAGAGTGGCTTGTTAACACGTTTGTGCTGTTTAAACTGTTGGATACAGAAGAAATGCTGCTAAAGAAGTGGTTTCCTGTGCTTGTTTCCATGTTCTCACATCAActccagggctctgcagaaGGTTCAGCACTGAAGACAGCCCCTCATGACAACACCGAAAGCGGCCCCACCAATGCCACTGCCACCCAGGGCACCACAGCCAGCACAAGGCACAACCCACGGAGCAACCCCAGCATGCCcaggcagggctctgctcccagccccagcccagcaggagtCCCCAGGGCCACAGCCCCTCCTGACCGTGTCACAGCCCAGCACACAAGCTGCCAGGGCACCCGCTGGCATCACCAACCAGCGCccaccagcagcagaggcaCCAGGAAGAGCCAAAGCAACCCCAGGAGCTCTCCCAGCACTGGTGCcacaggcagctccagctgcagcaccagcatAAACCACAGGCATAGAATGCACCAGCAATGACCAGACCATGAACAccccaggggctgtgccagcaccccaaagtgcCTGGTGACACCAGCACTGGAGaactcccagccctggcagctctCCCACGGCCCCCTGAGGCAAACCAGcctccccagtgctgccagcacacctccaccagcagcacctcagcACAAAGACCAGCTTCAGCAGCTCATCCAATCCTCAGAGCTGGCTCTAACCACACCTGGGGTGAGCACGGGGATCTCCCTTTCCTTAACACCTCTAGGAATTACTCCTGTCATGGGTGTAATTACTATGAAATGACAGTTTTAGTTTAGGAAACAACTCAAAAATACTGTCAGCAAATTTTAACAAATAAGCTATTTTCAGACTTTTGTTTGTTACCAAGCTGGTGTCTCTTATATACACCTGACACCTCTGACTGACAGGTTCATTTCAGATTGGGAAGGCGAAAGGCTTCTTACCGCCGAGCGATGTAGTAGAAAACAGGATTGCCGACTTTGGATGTCCCAGCTTGgtagaaaatatttaatgttttcaGTGCTTTGAACTCCTCCTTTTCATGAACCTGGTGCCTAAAAAGCAATACATTGACAGCAACTTTCACAACTGCCTttcaaacaaattttaaaaatcccaaaccctctTTACTTCCATCTCTAAACAAAAGTATTAAGTTCACACAATCCTGAGCCTTCCTTAAGTCACGTGTTACCGCCATCTTTGGTTCTCAATttagttttttaattaaaatctacTCAGAAACCTAGAAGGTTTATGTAGCCTCAGCTTTTTAAACTCTTCTTCAAAACAGAGAGTCTTGACAGCAGAGAGTCTTAAGAACTGCTGACACCTCCTCACACGATAAAGTCTAGAAACCCACATTGTGTGTCCCCACCACAATAATCTCATTACCTTGTCATAAACTCTTCAAACTTGGAACTAGTGAGATTTAAGCTGGACCAGTGTGTATCTGCCACAGGTTTGTGCTCAGGAGGCCCCAAGTAGGCAAGGAGCGTTGCCATCTTGTCAAAAGGTCGTCGCCCAACAGCCTTGTGGTCCCTAAAACAGCATGTTCCTTGTCAGGAGAGTCCTTCTTTACTCAGCAATTCCCACTTTTTTGCCCACCAACCTTCCCTCAACTGGAACAagctggattttcttttttaaagtaagTATGAGAAATCTTCGATGATGACTGATATTCTTCTCAGTAATAACAGAAGCATTGGAGAGTATTTAACAGCTTTAAAATGAGggaggggagatttagattagatattaggaagaaatccttccctgtgagggtgggcaggccctggcacaggttgcccagggcagctgtggctgcccctggatccctggcagtgtccaaggccaggttggacagggcttggagcagcctgggacagtagaaggtgtccctgctcatggccggggtgggatgggatgggctttacggctccttccagcccaaaccattccaggactcTGACACCTTTCCCCTCAGCACACCCCTCCTCCCAGGCCTGCAGCCTCACCTGTTGCTGGACAGGTACTGGCCGATTTTCTCCTGGTTGTTCCAGAGCAGGCGGTGCAGCGCCAGCACGTTGCCATCGCTGATGAAGGACAGGCTGTGGTTGACGGTGTCGCTGGCCGGGCAGTCGGACgcgatgtcaaggaaaaacctGCATTCCAAAGCAGCAATAACCATCGGTGTGGGAGGGAGAGCAAAGGGCCCTGAGGGCACTCGCAGCTCTCTCTCCACACACCACAGCCTGTGTGCCATCCCCAGGCCGTACCTTCGTGCCGCATCAAAATTGCTCTTCACAAAGTCATTAAAAGGCCGCATGTGCTCCTCTTTTGTAAACAGCACGTGGTTGGCAATACTCTGAAGgatctaaaggaaaaaaagatggcaAACACACACAAAGGTTTAATGTATTAACTGTTACAGTAATTAACACAAATATTTCTGCCAGTGAAGTTAAACTGGCAGAAAcagtttattttcactttttcttgAGGTTTCACAACAAAAGGCCAGTAAGTCAactaatttaaaatacattcactTTCAAAGTCTTTTCTTTCATACACTTTTAAATACTAGCAAACCAGTTCACTTATTTATAAACTTTAAACTAGGAAAATAAATCATCTTTCAAACCACCAGTAAGTTATTAACTATTTCTCCTGGAACTTAAGACAGGTAAGTAAAAGCAGTAGCACAcccctgtttaaaaaaaaatacaatttctcAACATTTACAATGTATAATATGCACAGGCCACAGAATTTGTATGCCATCATTaaaccttttttaaaatttttttacaaGAAGTATGACCAAATGAGATTAAAGACAGCAAAAATTCCTTCTTTAGTAGTAGGATGAACTTGATCAATGCTGGCTGCTGTTACCCTCATTGTGCTCACAGGAACATcagtctttttttgtttcccaaTGAGAAGTTCAAGGGCTGGAATTCCTCTCTCTTATCCATCATTTTGGCAAAGTGTTTGTCCCCATCCATACGTTGCTGAGAGCTCGAACAATGCCACAATGCATAAACACAGCACAGACACTGCACTTTCAAGAACGCGAAAAAAACTCCCGAGTTTTCCTACATTTTCTCACACTGGTCAAAGAGCAGTACTGAAGCAGGTAGAACATAAAATATGGGCACATAAAAATGTTTCTGGATTCACCTTTGACATGAGCTTCAGTCCCCGCTCGATCCTGGGCGGGGGTTTCTTGTCCAGGATGCCCGCCTCGTACGGGGACACGATGGCGGGGTTGATGAAGCGCAGGAACATGGCGCTGCCCACGGCCCCGATGCTGTTCTGAGGGAAGCGCTGGCTCACCACCTGTGCACGGACAATTACACACAACAGTCCTGCATTAAGCAAAAGGCAAGGGCTGAGAAAAGCCTTGCATGGCAAGCCAAGCCTAAGCATTCCTTCCACACCGGTCATGCTCAGCGCATTGGAGTGGGACTCTCTTGCATCCCAGAGAATCAGAACAAGAGGGAAAGGAGTGGGGCTCTCCAACAGCAGCTGgctctccctcagctgctgcacagctcccttggcagggacatggctcccagagctcctggcCACGTCTCAGAGCTGACCCCACGCACGGCCTGCCCCTGGAGTGCCGCAGCCCTGGACTCAGGTGTGCACTGCCCTCCCCCAGCACAGGGAACACCTTTCAACTATTGCATCCTTTATCTGTGTGTTTGTAACTCCCCAACTGAGCCAGGAGCCTCTCCAGCAATAACACTGGTGCTGTACAGCTTCAGGAGTAATTTTCAATTTGTGAGGAGGAGCTATTTGCAGAAATGCCCTTCAGAACCATCatctgcccacagcaggacaGAAGGAGCCAGAGCTAAATGGCCAGTGCGCTCCTCTGCCTACACATACACTGTGTAAAAGCACTGAGCAGATTTAAAATATTGTCCTTTgccattcaggaaaaaaaaataattctgaagatgttttaagaaaaagaaatctcttttcTGTTAGGAAATCAACTGttcattactaagaggagagttGTTCTTTGGATATCTTTCGTTTAACTTTGAAAAGTTAAAGACAGTTTCCTGACAAAAATAAAGTTCTTAGGTATGCAACGTGGTTTTATAAAACATCAGTGTCTGTATGTGTATTTTGTAATGAGTAATAATGGTTAATCAAAATGAGTCGGGTTCTTCCTTTCCACAGAATAAAATTAGCAAGCTTGGTATTATCATGTatagtttaaaattaaaaaaaaaactccaaacaaatCCCAGTTTAGTAAAATACTTCAAAACATAACTAATGCAATTTCAAATCATGCTGCTTAAACCAGATAAAGCCATTAGTAGAAAATACACCAAGAATCACTTTGGTTCAGTAGCAACTCCAGTCAGTTACCGTGTGATGCAATTACTGATATTTTCTTGTAAAATACTGGTTTGCCCACAGCTTTTGCATTTTAAACATGATCACTATTCTGCTCAGTTACAGCAAAAATAAGAGAGTATTTAATAAAAGTCTAAATTTCCATTCTGGTTGATTCATAGTTAATATTTTGAGGTCACTGCCAAAGAAAAGAGTAAGTAAAGAGTAAGTCTGAACTTTCAAAGTCAACATTCTAAAgcaacccacagatctaaactAACACAGCAAGTTACTTAAAATGAGAAATCTGC
This region of Aphelocoma coerulescens isolate FSJ_1873_10779 chromosome 19, UR_Acoe_1.0, whole genome shotgun sequence genomic DNA includes:
- the OMG gene encoding oligodendrocyte-myelin glycoprotein is translated as MEYHILNTSTCLLVLLVFIPTGLGTCPSSCKCSGNDRNVDCSGRNLTVLPQGLQDNLTYLNLSFNQFVDLDHQLTRFTNLRTLDISNNWLKNVPAHLPKSLWELYATNNNIKVLQKLDTAYQWNLRVLDVSRNMVERAVLINNTLSSLKFLNLSSNKLWTVPTNMPYNIETVDLSNNFLSQILPGTLVRLQHLTSLYLHNNKFSYIPDKAFDQLSQLQVVTLYNNPWSCSDNQNIPYVLHWVQGTAARVVGAPCADQPWPWVSTTPAPAQPTALDSSPMIKGTKGADRETSATAPEPTKVTKTHKQFKAKEVTSLATQSHPVLFPGTDRPLLHSLDGPQEAAATRTIHVQDSTEGNASLAPATGSSTTPMTLSITSGMPTNYSKMPQSTTATLRKEEATPSAPDARVPSCASRWEMGLLLYLAVLHAVALPVD